Proteins encoded in a region of the Rickettsia bellii RML369-C genome:
- a CDS encoding acyl-CoA carboxylase subunit beta produces the protein MNQSNIISAELLDEKKNIARQGGGEDRINTQHKKGKLTARERIEVLLDPNSFTETGMFVAHRCENFGMDDKKFLGDGVVTGHGTINGRLVFIYSQDFTVLGGSLGEYHAKKICDILDQAIATGAPVIGINDSGGARIQEGVDALAGYGELFQRNVLASGVIPQITLIMGPCAGGAVYSPALTDFIFMVKNTSYMFVTGPDVVKTVTGEEVSQEKLGGARMHTTKSGVADLAFNNDIEALLEIRRFFNFLPSSNRSPLPIRPTVDPADRVDMSLSTLIPNTPNKPYDMKELVERIVDEGEFFELQPDFAKNIIIGFGYMEGYPVGFVANQPLHLAGCLDINASRKAARFIRFCDAFNIPIVSLVDVPGFLPGTSQEHDGIIKHGAKLLYAYAEATVPKITVITRKAYGGAYIVMNSKHLRGDINYAWFNSEIAVMGAEGAAEIIFREECKDPEAKKQKIDEYKKVVTSPFVAASRGYLDDIIRPQNTRWRICKALNFLRTKKVELPWKKHDNLPL, from the coding sequence ATGAATCAAAGTAATATAATCTCTGCGGAGTTACTTGACGAGAAAAAAAATATTGCGAGGCAAGGGGGTGGTGAAGATAGAATTAATACCCAGCATAAGAAAGGTAAGTTAACAGCACGTGAACGAATAGAGGTATTATTAGATCCTAATAGTTTCACCGAAACAGGAATGTTTGTAGCTCATAGATGTGAAAATTTCGGGATGGATGATAAGAAGTTTTTAGGTGATGGTGTTGTAACAGGTCATGGCACAATAAATGGTAGATTAGTTTTTATTTATAGCCAAGATTTTACAGTGCTTGGCGGTTCACTTGGTGAGTATCATGCTAAAAAGATTTGCGATATTTTAGATCAAGCTATAGCAACTGGTGCTCCCGTAATCGGCATTAATGATTCGGGTGGTGCAAGAATTCAAGAGGGTGTGGACGCTCTTGCTGGATATGGTGAACTATTCCAGCGTAATGTTTTAGCTTCAGGTGTTATTCCTCAGATTACTTTAATTATGGGTCCTTGTGCCGGTGGTGCTGTTTATTCGCCTGCTTTAACCGATTTTATATTCATGGTTAAAAATACTTCCTATATGTTTGTAACCGGTCCTGATGTAGTAAAGACCGTTACTGGCGAGGAAGTAAGCCAAGAGAAACTTGGCGGTGCACGTATGCACACTACCAAAAGCGGTGTGGCTGATCTTGCATTTAATAATGACATAGAAGCATTACTAGAAATTCGTAGGTTCTTTAATTTTCTGCCATCATCTAATCGTAGTCCTCTTCCTATTCGTCCTACTGTTGATCCTGCTGATAGGGTTGATATGTCTCTAAGTACTCTAATCCCTAATACTCCCAATAAACCTTATGATATGAAAGAGCTTGTCGAGCGTATTGTAGATGAGGGAGAGTTTTTTGAATTACAACCAGATTTTGCTAAGAATATCATCATTGGTTTTGGCTATATGGAAGGTTATCCAGTAGGGTTTGTTGCAAATCAACCATTGCATTTAGCAGGGTGTTTAGATATTAATGCTTCAAGAAAGGCAGCAAGATTCATTAGATTTTGTGATGCTTTCAATATTCCTATAGTAAGTCTTGTTGACGTGCCGGGATTCTTGCCAGGTACTTCTCAAGAGCATGATGGTATTATCAAGCATGGTGCTAAGCTTTTATATGCTTACGCAGAAGCAACAGTGCCGAAAATTACCGTGATTACTCGCAAAGCTTACGGCGGAGCTTATATAGTGATGAACTCTAAGCATCTTAGAGGTGATATAAATTATGCTTGGTTTAATTCCGAAATTGCAGTGATGGGGGCAGAGGGAGCCGCTGAAATAATATTTAGGGAAGAATGCAAAGATCCGGAGGCTAAAAAACAAAAAATCGATGAATATAAAAAAGTAGTAACATCGCCTTTTGTTGCAGCATCTAGAGGCTATTTAGATGATATAATAAGACCACAAAATACAAGATGGCGAATATGTAAAGCCCTGAATTTCTTACGCACTAAAAAGGTAGAATTGCCTTGGAAGAAACATGATAATTTGCCGTTATAG
- a CDS encoding acetyl-CoA carboxylase biotin carboxylase subunit yields MTKPLFDKILIANRSEIAVRIIRTLKKMGIGSVAVYSEADTNSMYVQHADEAYYIGDSPATESYLSIKNLVSAIRESGANAVHPGYGFLSENPNFANVLKREGVVLIGPNAATIKKMGDKIEAKKIAIEAGVSTVPGYMGTINDVKQAIDIAKEIGFPVIVKAAAGGGGRGMRMVNNPSEMANAFESAKLEAGNSFSDDRLFIEKLIQRPRHIEIQLLADQYGNSVCLGERECSIQRHHQKVIEEAPSSFITEEIRQEMYRQVISLSKKVGYYSAGTVEFIVDSEKNFYFLEMNTRLQVEHPVTELITGIDIVEEMIKIAAGKKLSFTQDDVKLKGWAFESRICAENPSRGFLPSSGRITAYSEPVKSPNIRIDTGIGLGGEVSMFYDSMIAKLCTYGETREQAIEVMRSALSSYIINGISHNISFLEAVMLHPRFVSGDISTAFIQEEYPDGFSGASLTSEVTGVFLATAIFIYISEQRRASLISGNINNQANKIGTRWVVTIDDKLFPVLITPVENGYNIRHESDRIYIRSNWNLGNELFVAIINGKKTNIKIENIRTGYLLSHAGISVKAFVRSPRISELEGLMVSKVVTEENSELQAPLNGQIASIKVKEGQEVTIGQEIMILTAMKMENIILAERDGKIAKIFVSEKDNVVKGQMLLEFN; encoded by the coding sequence ATGACCAAACCTTTATTTGATAAAATTTTAATCGCTAATCGTAGCGAAATTGCTGTTAGGATAATCCGTACTTTAAAGAAAATGGGTATAGGGTCGGTTGCCGTATATTCTGAAGCCGATACAAACTCGATGTATGTTCAGCATGCAGATGAAGCTTATTATATAGGTGATTCACCTGCAACAGAGAGCTATTTATCTATTAAAAATCTTGTTTCGGCAATTCGTGAAAGCGGTGCAAATGCCGTGCATCCAGGCTATGGCTTTTTATCTGAAAACCCTAATTTTGCCAATGTTCTTAAAAGAGAGGGAGTAGTTTTAATAGGTCCTAATGCTGCTACTATAAAGAAAATGGGCGATAAAATTGAAGCAAAAAAGATAGCAATAGAAGCAGGAGTTAGCACTGTTCCCGGTTATATGGGAACTATAAATGATGTTAAACAAGCAATAGATATCGCAAAAGAAATAGGCTTTCCGGTGATTGTCAAAGCAGCTGCCGGTGGCGGCGGGCGTGGTATGAGGATGGTAAATAACCCTTCCGAAATGGCAAATGCTTTTGAATCTGCAAAGCTTGAAGCCGGTAATAGTTTTAGTGATGATAGATTATTTATTGAAAAATTGATCCAAAGACCTCGTCATATCGAAATTCAACTGCTTGCTGATCAGTATGGCAATAGCGTATGCCTTGGGGAACGTGAATGTTCAATACAGCGTCACCATCAAAAAGTAATTGAAGAGGCTCCAAGCTCATTCATTACCGAAGAAATAAGGCAGGAAATGTATAGGCAAGTAATATCTTTATCCAAAAAGGTTGGATATTACTCTGCAGGTACTGTTGAGTTTATAGTAGATAGTGAGAAAAATTTCTATTTCTTAGAAATGAATACGAGATTGCAGGTAGAACACCCTGTTACCGAATTAATAACCGGTATAGATATCGTTGAGGAAATGATAAAAATCGCTGCCGGTAAAAAATTATCATTTACCCAAGATGATGTAAAATTAAAAGGTTGGGCGTTTGAGTCACGAATTTGTGCTGAAAATCCAAGTCGTGGTTTCCTGCCTTCTAGTGGTAGAATTACGGCATATTCTGAACCTGTAAAAAGCCCGAATATTCGTATAGATACCGGTATTGGACTTGGCGGTGAAGTTAGCATGTTCTACGATTCGATGATCGCAAAATTATGTACTTACGGCGAAACAAGAGAGCAGGCAATTGAGGTAATGCGTTCTGCTTTAAGTTCTTACATTATTAATGGTATTTCTCATAATATCAGCTTCTTAGAAGCAGTAATGCTACATCCTCGTTTTGTTAGCGGTGATATTTCTACTGCCTTTATTCAAGAAGAATATCCAGATGGGTTTTCCGGTGCAAGTCTAACATCAGAAGTAACAGGAGTATTTTTAGCAACCGCTATTTTTATTTATATATCTGAGCAAAGACGTGCTTCTTTAATTTCTGGAAATATCAATAACCAAGCTAATAAAATCGGTACTAGATGGGTGGTAACGATTGACGATAAATTATTCCCCGTTCTAATTACGCCTGTTGAAAATGGCTATAATATACGCCATGAAAGTGACCGAATATATATTCGTAGTAACTGGAATTTAGGTAATGAGCTTTTTGTAGCCATAATTAATGGCAAAAAGACAAATATTAAAATTGAAAATATCAGAACTGGTTATTTACTATCACATGCTGGTATTAGCGTAAAAGCCTTTGTTCGCTCCCCTCGTATTTCAGAACTTGAAGGGTTAATGGTTTCGAAAGTAGTAACAGAAGAAAATTCTGAACTGCAAGCTCCTCTTAACGGTCAAATTGCATCAATTAAAGTGAAAGAAGGACAAGAAGTAACAATAGGGCAGGAAATTATGATCTTAACCGCTATGAAAATGGAAAATATCATCTTAGCCGAACGTGACGGGAAAATAGCTAAAATTTTCGTAAGTGAAAAGGATAATGTGGTCAAAGGTCAGATGCTGCTTGAATTTAATTAA
- a CDS encoding acyl-[ACP]--phospholipid O-acyltransferase, translated as MDSNKLYLFKDRRFLPNFIVQLCGCLNDNILKNALVILITYGVVGSLSKYNNLLVLVTNAIFVLPFIIFASIAGQIADKYERSTLIKIIKACEIAIIAFAIYGFHHNNIIVLLCSICLMGIHSTFFGPIKYSVLPDHLSKEELLGANGFVEAGTFIAIFIGTIIGSYYTISNNFIIHSLVTIAAIGFISSLTTPKSNNANREIKVNFNIISESLNMIRYAQTKKQIYLAILGISWFWFIGAAIISQIPLLAKITFKADENVANLFLAVFSLGVGVGSFLCSKIFEDEITVKYLFISALGISIFGIDLFFASRISAVAYEPAQLKSIFVFLSKRHNWRIVIDLFFLAAIGGLYIVPLFAILQHYANPAHRSRIIAVNNLINSIFMVGSTIILSLLFYLNFTIPWIILFISLSNIIVTVYIYRLIPEVKIIPYPVLRRIFQFWFDLMYKVEVKGLENLQKAGNKVVVIANHISYLDPPLIATYLKEEMTFAISPDIRKIWWIRPFLRMANTLPVDPNNPMAIKTLVKEVQNDRKIAIFPEGRISVTGSLMKIYEGPGMIADKANATILPVRIDGTQFTHFSKLQNILKRKIFPKITVTVLPPVKFADIGAASGQERRQYIARTLYDIMADMMFESSDYKNTLFASLIEAAKIHGFKKKIVNDFENNKATYQDLILKSFILGDLIKRNNIFGKHLGLMLPNTTNTLITFYAMQFSGFVPAIINWSSGINTIINSCKTAQLKVIYTSKQFIEKAELHELITNLLDFGIKVIYLEDFKNQINLALKLKASMGIRFSKTYYKYFCRNRDDEKPAVIIFTSGTEGEPKAVMLSHRNLQANRYQATAKIPFSPDDIVFNSLPLFHCFGLGGAIITTLNGIKLFLYPSPLNYRSIPEMIYDVGATILISTDTFLNGYANYAHPYDFYSLRYIFAGSEKLKETTKQFWLNKYGIRIFEGYGITESSPIIACNTPMHSKAGTVGRLLSKIEYKLEKVEGIDEGGRLLIRGPNVMLGYLDENGNYIYKEWHDTGDIVKIDGEGYITILGRLKRFAKIAGEMISLTKVEELASEIDPSSLHAAISTQDETQGEKIILFTTSTIINRENFTNNVRKAQVSLLYIPKIVITLPEIPLLANGKVNYLEMTRNLDKYISSL; from the coding sequence ATGGATTCAAATAAATTATATCTTTTCAAGGATAGACGATTCTTACCGAATTTTATAGTACAATTATGTGGTTGTCTTAACGATAACATCTTGAAAAATGCTCTTGTAATTTTAATTACTTATGGAGTTGTTGGTTCTCTAAGCAAATATAATAACTTACTTGTTTTAGTTACCAATGCTATTTTTGTTCTACCTTTTATAATATTTGCAAGTATAGCAGGGCAAATTGCTGATAAATATGAACGCTCTACCCTAATTAAAATCATAAAAGCTTGCGAGATTGCTATAATCGCTTTTGCTATTTACGGCTTCCATCATAATAATATTATAGTGCTGCTCTGCTCTATTTGCCTGATGGGTATTCATTCCACTTTCTTTGGTCCAATTAAATATAGTGTTCTTCCTGATCATTTGAGTAAAGAGGAATTGCTTGGAGCTAACGGCTTTGTTGAGGCTGGAACTTTCATCGCTATTTTCATCGGTACTATAATCGGCAGCTATTACACAATCAGTAATAATTTCATAATTCATTCCTTAGTTACAATTGCAGCTATTGGCTTTATTTCAAGCCTTACTACACCAAAATCAAATAACGCAAATCGTGAGATTAAGGTAAATTTTAATATCATAAGCGAAAGCCTAAATATGATAAGATATGCTCAAACCAAAAAGCAAATATACTTAGCAATACTAGGCATTTCATGGTTTTGGTTTATTGGAGCTGCTATAATTTCTCAGATACCTTTACTTGCTAAAATAACGTTTAAAGCTGATGAGAATGTTGCTAATTTATTTTTAGCAGTTTTCTCGCTTGGCGTTGGTGTCGGCTCATTTTTATGTAGCAAAATATTTGAAGATGAAATCACTGTTAAATACCTCTTTATTTCAGCACTTGGCATTAGTATTTTTGGCATCGATTTATTTTTTGCTAGTAGAATTAGTGCAGTTGCTTATGAACCAGCTCAACTAAAAAGTATCTTTGTATTTTTATCAAAAAGGCATAATTGGCGAATAGTTATCGATCTATTCTTTTTAGCAGCAATTGGCGGCTTATATATCGTGCCTCTTTTTGCTATATTACAGCATTACGCAAATCCCGCTCACCGCAGCCGTATTATTGCCGTAAACAACCTAATTAATTCTATCTTTATGGTAGGATCAACTATTATCCTATCATTATTATTTTATTTAAATTTTACAATACCTTGGATAATATTATTTATCAGCCTATCTAATATCATCGTTACCGTCTATATTTATCGCTTAATCCCTGAAGTTAAAATTATTCCTTACCCTGTCTTGCGTAGAATATTCCAATTTTGGTTTGATTTAATGTATAAGGTTGAAGTTAAAGGGCTTGAGAATTTACAGAAAGCAGGCAACAAAGTAGTAGTAATTGCCAACCATATTTCATACCTTGATCCACCGCTAATTGCTACTTACCTAAAGGAAGAAATGACCTTTGCAATAAGCCCTGATATACGCAAAATATGGTGGATTAGACCATTCTTGCGTATGGCTAATACTTTGCCTGTTGATCCAAACAACCCAATGGCAATTAAGACCTTAGTAAAAGAAGTACAAAATGACCGAAAAATAGCTATTTTTCCGGAGGGTAGAATAAGTGTTACCGGTTCTTTAATGAAGATTTACGAAGGTCCTGGAATGATCGCCGATAAAGCAAACGCAACTATTTTACCAGTTAGAATAGATGGCACACAATTTACTCATTTCTCAAAGCTACAAAATATATTAAAGAGGAAAATATTTCCTAAAATTACTGTTACTGTTCTACCGCCAGTAAAATTTGCTGATATTGGTGCTGCATCCGGTCAAGAAAGACGCCAATATATAGCAAGAACTCTATATGATATTATGGCTGATATGATGTTTGAGAGTTCAGACTATAAGAATACTTTATTTGCATCGCTGATAGAAGCTGCCAAAATTCATGGGTTTAAGAAAAAAATAGTAAATGACTTTGAAAATAACAAAGCTACTTATCAAGATTTAATACTTAAATCTTTTATTCTTGGTGATTTAATCAAAAGGAACAATATTTTTGGCAAGCATTTAGGTTTAATGCTACCTAACACGACAAATACACTAATTACCTTTTATGCCATGCAATTTAGCGGATTTGTTCCAGCTATAATTAATTGGAGCAGTGGGATAAATACTATTATTAACTCATGTAAAACTGCACAGCTAAAAGTAATTTATACCTCAAAGCAATTTATAGAAAAAGCAGAGCTACACGAATTAATAACTAATTTATTAGATTTTGGTATTAAAGTAATATATTTAGAAGATTTTAAAAACCAAATCAATCTAGCTCTAAAATTAAAAGCCTCAATGGGCATCCGTTTTTCTAAAACTTATTATAAGTATTTTTGTCGTAATCGTGATGATGAAAAACCAGCAGTAATAATTTTCACTTCAGGTACCGAAGGGGAGCCTAAAGCTGTAATGTTATCTCATAGAAATCTGCAAGCTAATAGATATCAGGCAACTGCTAAAATACCTTTTAGCCCTGATGATATAGTATTTAACTCACTACCATTATTCCATTGCTTTGGGCTTGGCGGAGCAATTATTACAACTTTAAACGGCATTAAGCTATTTTTATACCCCTCACCTTTAAATTACCGCAGCATACCAGAAATGATATATGATGTCGGAGCAACCATATTAATTTCAACTGATACATTTTTAAATGGCTATGCCAATTATGCTCATCCATATGACTTTTATTCATTACGTTATATATTTGCAGGTAGTGAAAAACTAAAAGAAACTACCAAACAATTCTGGCTTAATAAATATGGCATACGTATTTTTGAAGGATATGGTATAACGGAAAGCTCACCTATCATTGCTTGCAATACTCCTATGCATAGTAAAGCTGGTACTGTTGGGAGGTTGTTGTCAAAGATTGAATATAAACTTGAAAAGGTTGAGGGGATAGATGAGGGGGGACGCTTACTAATTCGTGGTCCTAACGTCATGCTTGGTTATTTAGACGAAAATGGTAACTATATTTATAAAGAATGGCACGATACGGGTGATATAGTTAAAATTGATGGAGAAGGATACATAACCATTTTAGGACGTTTAAAAAGATTTGCTAAAATAGCTGGCGAAATGATTTCTCTTACAAAAGTCGAGGAGCTTGCAAGTGAGATTGATCCTAGCTCCTTACATGCTGCAATTTCCACACAAGATGAAACGCAAGGGGAAAAAATTATTTTATTTACTACCAGTACTATTATAAATAGAGAAAATTTTACAAATAACGTACGCAAAGCACAAGTTTCTTTACTCTATATACCGAAAATAGTTATTACTTTACCTGAGATACCGCTACTTGCAAATGGTAAAGTTAATTACTTAGAAATGACAAGGAATTTGGATAAGTATATTTCTTCTCTTTGA
- a CDS encoding DUF5410 family protein: MIITHELINRIATQQVTKDDVVTLKSAFGNDIPGRKAFLASLDEILTDQDLHALNSAVMKHATILSDAPNLLCRTQEEKVFADLLIMEAKRSGMQIKFDDNNNAQPLKPQDIPDAILAHYNTLQKHFYNDTKVRENNKSNYDINSLVSQSINFLLYPTLLRDTKTYQDWSDETKMSTEIALQDMKGQYIKKLSDSNIAQHAINHKQVKFNSDPQKNISSDDKVNNIITIYGNNLGITTEKIVLSAIEQYENKNKLNLDNSTKTNATKILTNQLNDSLLNKLEKNFYPTLVINSKKIVDIITKGLEKIKINKLNIFNKFKNFNEENLLTIINKVPEKIGIAKNKSNINRKPQISPVIKGDVDEILNKLSKMPNLSEKEKMLLQKPTNITNKPKSQKSRTI, from the coding sequence ATGATTATAACGCATGAACTAATAAACAGAATAGCAACACAACAAGTTACAAAAGATGATGTCGTAACACTAAAAAGTGCTTTTGGTAACGATATCCCTGGACGCAAAGCTTTTCTTGCCTCATTAGATGAAATTTTAACAGATCAGGATCTACATGCATTAAACTCCGCAGTAATGAAGCATGCTACCATTTTAAGTGACGCACCAAATCTTTTATGTAGGACGCAAGAAGAGAAAGTTTTTGCTGACTTACTAATAATGGAAGCTAAACGTAGTGGTATGCAAATAAAATTTGACGATAATAATAATGCACAACCTCTAAAGCCTCAAGATATTCCTGACGCTATTTTAGCTCATTATAATACATTACAAAAACATTTCTATAATGATACTAAGGTAAGAGAGAATAATAAATCTAATTATGATATCAATAGTTTAGTATCTCAAAGCATAAATTTTCTTTTATACCCTACTCTTTTAAGAGATACAAAAACTTACCAAGATTGGAGCGATGAGACTAAAATGAGTACTGAAATAGCATTGCAAGATATGAAAGGTCAGTATATTAAGAAGTTAAGTGACTCTAATATTGCACAACATGCAATTAATCACAAGCAAGTAAAATTTAACTCAGATCCACAAAAAAATATATCTTCAGATGATAAAGTTAATAATATTATTACTATTTACGGTAATAATTTAGGTATAACTACGGAAAAAATAGTATTAAGTGCCATAGAACAATATGAAAATAAAAACAAATTAAATTTAGATAATTCAACTAAAACAAACGCAACGAAAATATTAACCAATCAACTAAATGATAGTTTACTCAATAAGCTAGAGAAGAATTTTTATCCGACATTAGTTATAAACAGCAAAAAAATAGTAGATATAATTACTAAAGGATTGGAAAAAATTAAAATAAATAAGCTTAATATATTTAACAAATTCAAAAATTTTAATGAAGAAAATTTATTGACAATAATTAACAAAGTGCCGGAAAAAATAGGAATCGCTAAAAATAAATCTAATATAAATAGAAAGCCACAAATATCGCCAGTAATTAAGGGTGATGTAGATGAAATTTTAAATAAATTGTCTAAAATGCCAAATTTATCAGAAAAAGAAAAAATGTTATTACAAAAACCTACTAATATAACAAATAAACCAAAATCACAAAAAAGCCGTACAATTTGA
- a CDS encoding GNAT family N-acetyltransferase, giving the protein MNINFVPLADSHFPLLLKWLEMPHVKLWWDQEIKWNLELIKQKYLSYIKGYKLQNNEPKKIQAYIVKVNRTPVGYIQIYNAHDFEQANLLINLPPNLAAIDFFLGELEYLNKGIGILTLKTFLENFIDKEFSHILVEPDSKNIAAIKTYEKVGFKIIGGNEKILMIKENNKNLRIITYNFDSFIVSC; this is encoded by the coding sequence ATGAACATAAATTTTGTACCTCTTGCCGATTCTCACTTTCCTCTTCTTTTAAAATGGTTAGAAATGCCACATGTAAAATTATGGTGGGATCAGGAAATAAAATGGAATTTGGAATTAATAAAACAGAAATATTTAAGCTATATTAAAGGGTATAAGCTACAAAATAATGAGCCTAAAAAAATACAGGCTTATATTGTAAAGGTAAATCGGACTCCAGTAGGGTATATCCAAATTTATAACGCTCATGATTTTGAACAGGCAAACCTACTAATTAATTTACCCCCAAATTTAGCAGCAATTGATTTTTTCTTAGGTGAACTTGAATACTTAAATAAAGGCATTGGAATATTAACTTTAAAAACTTTTCTAGAAAATTTTATAGATAAAGAATTCTCCCATATTTTGGTTGAGCCTGATAGTAAAAATATAGCAGCTATAAAAACTTATGAAAAAGTAGGATTTAAAATTATTGGAGGAAATGAAAAAATTTTAATGATCAAAGAAAATAATAAAAATTTAAGAATCATAACTTATAATTTTGACAGTTTTATCGTTTCCTGTTAA
- a CDS encoding GNAT family N-acetyltransferase, with the protein MISSFIKNVNLIPATIDDYPLIQNMARFYVYDLSHYGGFESDEYDWTLPQDGLYEANDYKKYFIEADRKAYLIKVNNEIAGFVLLNKIGTTDKLDWNMAQFFILARFQNKGIGKQVAQKIWQMHQGIWEVSALPENKPAIIFWRNAINEFTKGNYQEEIKLVPVNDYKAERVIFEFGTQQYIQANNNNSIRFANSDDIDAMVALSYTKRRAYEKVQPQFWRYKEGAEKLQAKWFKELLLLDDYIMLIAESENKIIGFIIGKIIEAPEVYDPKGLTLMVDDFCVKTDNDWFSVGNKLIEEIKARAKVKNASQILVVCGGHDKPKRLFLKSIGLNIASEWYVSSI; encoded by the coding sequence ATGATAAGTAGTTTTATAAAGAATGTAAATTTGATTCCTGCTACCATTGATGATTATCCATTAATTCAAAATATGGCACGGTTTTATGTATATGATTTGTCGCATTATGGTGGTTTTGAATCAGACGAATATGATTGGACATTGCCGCAAGATGGTTTATATGAAGCTAATGATTATAAAAAATATTTTATAGAAGCTGATAGGAAAGCTTATTTGATTAAAGTAAATAATGAAATAGCGGGTTTTGTATTACTTAATAAAATAGGAACTACCGATAAGCTTGATTGGAATATGGCTCAATTTTTTATCTTGGCAAGATTTCAAAATAAAGGAATAGGCAAGCAAGTAGCACAGAAAATTTGGCAAATGCATCAAGGAATATGGGAAGTTTCCGCTCTACCTGAAAATAAACCGGCAATAATATTTTGGCGTAATGCTATAAATGAATTTACTAAAGGTAATTATCAAGAAGAAATTAAACTTGTTCCAGTGAATGATTATAAAGCGGAAAGGGTTATTTTTGAGTTTGGTACACAACAATACATTCAAGCAAATAATAATAACTCTATTCGTTTTGCTAATAGTGACGATATTGATGCTATGGTTGCTTTATCCTATACAAAACGCCGTGCTTACGAAAAAGTCCAGCCGCAATTTTGGCGTTATAAAGAGGGAGCTGAAAAGTTACAAGCTAAATGGTTTAAAGAGTTATTGTTACTTGATGATTATATTATGTTGATTGCAGAAAGTGAAAATAAAATAATTGGTTTTATTATAGGTAAGATAATAGAAGCTCCTGAAGTTTACGACCCAAAAGGTCTTACTTTAATGGTTGATGATTTTTGTGTTAAAACCGATAATGATTGGTTTTCAGTAGGTAATAAGCTAATAGAAGAAATTAAAGCTAGAGCTAAAGTAAAGAATGCTAGTCAAATTTTAGTTGTTTGTGGCGGACATGATAAACCTAAACGCCTATTTTTAAAGTCAATTGGACTAAACATTGCTTCAGAATGGTATGTTTCTTCCATATGA